The following are encoded in a window of Arvicanthis niloticus isolate mArvNil1 chromosome 1, mArvNil1.pat.X, whole genome shotgun sequence genomic DNA:
- the Tesmin gene encoding tesmin: MEDALLGAMTGPEDELGAELFGSERAFADGLALSPAVGAADRDELPVLADAYLGATEPGEPLLRALSPPPGAEVPATLLGDFPGLPELRSSDDAAPPPAYSVHVLSSLLPGARGPALLPLSAGVRVIPVEIKEAGASVPGGSPEDAAAFQAPLAQESCCKFPSSQEAEEASSCPRKKDSSPMVICQLKGGAQMLCIDNCGARELKALHLLPQYDDQSSFPQSELPKPMTTLVGRLLPVPAKLNLITQVDNGALPSAVNGAAFPSGPALQGPPKIALAGYCDCFSSGDFCNSCSCNNLRHELERFKAIKACLDRNPEAFQPKMGKGRLGAVKLRHSKGCNCKRSGCLKNYCECYEAKIMCSSICKCIACKNYEESPERKMLMNTPHYMEPGDFESSHHLSPAKFSGPPKLRKNRQAFSCISWEVVEATCACLLAQGEEAEQERCSPSLAEQMVLEEFGRCLSQILHIEFKSKGLKIE, encoded by the exons ATGGAAGACGCGCTTCTCGGCGCCATGACTGGCCCTGAAGACGAGCTGGGCGCCGAGCTGTTCGGGTCAGAGCGTGCGTTCGCGGACGGGCTGGCGCTGAGCCCCGCGGTTGGTGCGGCCGATCGGGATGAGCTGCCCGTACTGGCCGACGCCTACCTGGGCGCCACCGAGCCGGGGGAGCCGCTGCTTCGTGCGCTCAGCCCCCCGCCGGGCGCTGAGGTACCGGCCACCCTGCTCGGCGACTTCCCGGGGCTGCCTGAGCTCCGCAGCTCAGACGACGCCGCTCCACCTCCCGCCTACAGCGTGCACGTGCTGTCGTCGTTACTTCCAGGCGCTCGTGGGCCCGCGCTGTTGCCGCTCAGCGCAGGAGTGCGCGTGATCCCA GTAGAAATTAAAGAAGCAGGTGCTAGTGTGCCAGGTGGCAGCCCTGAAGATGCAGCAGCTTTCCAGGCCCCTCTGGCTCAGGAATCCTGCTGCAAGTTCCCAtcatcccaggaggcagaggaggcctCCAGCTGTCCTCGGAAGAAAGACTCCAGCCCCATg GTGATTTGTCAGCTGAAAGGAGGTGCCCAGATGCTCTGCATAGACAATTGTGGTGCGAGAGAGCTCAAAGCACTCCATCTGCTTCCTCAGTACGATGACCAGAGCAGTTTCCCACAGTCAG AGCTCCCTAAGCCAATGACAACTTTAGTGGGAAGACTTCTGCCAGTACCAGCAAAGTTAAACCTCATCACACAG GTTGATAATGGAGCTCTCCCATCGGCTGTCAATGGGGCTGCATTTCCCTCTGGACCTGCTCTGCAAGGGCCACCCAAAATAGCTCTGGCTGG GTACTGTGACTGCTTCTCCAGCGGGGACTTCTGCAACAGCTGCAGCTGCAACAACCTGCGCCATGAGCTCGAGCGCTTCAAAGCCATTAAG GCATGTCTTGATAGAAACCCTGAAGCTTTCCAACCAAAAATGGGGAAAGGCCGGCTGGGAGCTGTTAAGCTTCGACACAGCAAGGGGTGCAACTGTAAGCGCTCAGGCTGCCTGAAGAACTACTGTGAGTGCTATGAG GCCAAAATCATGTGTTCTTCCATTTGCAAATGCATCGCTTGCAAAAACTATGAAGAAAGTCCAGAGCGAAAAATGCTGATGAACACACCCCACTACATGGAGCCTGGGGACTTTGAGAGTAGCCACCATCTGTCCCCAGCCAAGTTCTCAGGACCTccaaaactgagaaaaaatag GCAGGCCTTCTCCTGTATCTCCTGGGAAGTAGTGGAGGCCACATGTGCCTGCCTGCTGGCCCAGggggaggaggcagagcaggagcgCTGCTCCCCAAGCTTGGCTGAGCAGATGGTCCTGGAGGAGTTCGGAAGGTGCCTGTCACAGATTCTCCACATCGAGTTCAAGTCCAAGGGACTGAAAATTGAGTAG